DNA from Thermoanaerobaculia bacterium:
CAGCGCGAAGTACGGCACCACCCGGCGCTACGTCCTCGGTCTCGAAGCCGTCCTTGCCGACGGCTCCCTGCTGCCCGCAGGCGGCAAGAACCGCAAGGACGCCACCGGCTACAACCTGACTCAGCTCCTCGTCGGTTCCGAGGGGACGCTCGCTGTCATCACAGCGGCGACCCTCCGGCTGCTCGCCAAACCGGCGGCGACGCTCACCATGATCCTCCCCTTCCCGACCCTCGAGGCCGCCGCGGAGGCGGTCGAACGGATCTGGAGCGACGGCTTCGACCCTTCCGCCTGCGAGATCGCCGAGCGCGCCGCCCTCGACGCCGTGACTCGGGTCGAAGCGCTGCCGCGCGAGCTCGCGGCTGCGGCGGCGATGCTTCTCCTCGAGCTCGACGGCTCCGACGCGGCGGCGCTCCTCTCGGCCGCGGCCGGCATCGACGAGCTGGCGCAATCGCTCGGCGCCTCCCCCGCCCTGGTGGCGGACGACGCCGCCGGCCAGCGCCGTCTCTGGCAGATTCGCCGCCGGATCGGCGAGGCGGTCAAGCAGCTCTCGGTCTACAAGGAGGCGGACACCGTCGTGCCGCGCGCGGCCCTCGCCCCCCTGGTCCGGGCGGCGCGCGCCGCCGCCGACCGGCAGGGACTGACGGCGATCTGCTACGGCCACGCCGGCGACGGCAACCTGCACGTCAACCTGCTGCGCGGCGAGCTCCCTGCGGAGCTCTGGATCGAGCGCCGCGATCGCGCCGAGGAGGAGCTCTTCCGGGCCGTGGTAGCGCTCGGCGGCAAGATCTCCGGCGAGCACGGCATTGGACTCGTGCAGCGCCGATTTCTGCCCCTGGCCCTCGCACCCGCCGAGATCTCCGCGATGCGCGCTGTCAAGGCGGCGCTCGACCCGCGCGGCATCCTGAACCCGGGCAAGATCTTTCCGGGCGGGTAGGTCCGGGCCGGTCCTG
Protein-coding regions in this window:
- a CDS encoding FAD-binding protein, with amino-acid sequence MSPEEPLRQPTAADIAALAAHLGPGSLLGEASARERYAQDETEDLRFLPAAVALPASTAEVQTILRFAHDRRLAVTPRGAGTGLSGGALAATGGIVLGLERMNRIREIDRRNLVAVVEAGVITADLQNAVEAVGLFYPPDPSSRESCQLGGNIAEDAAGPRSAKYGTTRRYVLGLEAVLADGSLLPAGGKNRKDATGYNLTQLLVGSEGTLAVITAATLRLLAKPAATLTMILPFPTLEAAAEAVERIWSDGFDPSACEIAERAALDAVTRVEALPRELAAAAAMLLLELDGSDAAALLSAAAGIDELAQSLGASPALVADDAAGQRRLWQIRRRIGEAVKQLSVYKEADTVVPRAALAPLVRAARAAADRQGLTAICYGHAGDGNLHVNLLRGELPAELWIERRDRAEEELFRAVVALGGKISGEHGIGLVQRRFLPLALAPAEISAMRAVKAALDPRGILNPGKIFPGG